Below is a window of Candidatus Eisenbacteria bacterium DNA.
CAGGTCCGCCAGCACCGGGGCATAGATGAACGCCAGCGTGGCGGCCACCAGGAGCGCCCAGGGCAGCATCGCCCGGGCCCCCGGGGCCGCCGGCCGGCCGGTGTCTATCGTGGACATGAAGCGATCGCCTCCTCCAGGATGCGGGCCATTCCGTCCAGCATGACGTCACGATCGAACCGCTCGCGCGCCCGCCGGGCGGCGGATTGACCCATCCTGAGCCGCAGCGGCCCGTCCTGCAACAGTCGAGTCAGGGCGGCGGCCAGCGCCTCGCCGTCGCCCGGTTCCACCAGGATTCCGTCCTCCCCGTCCCTGAGGGCTTCGGCGTTGCCCCCCACCCGGGTCACCACCGACGGGAGCCCCGCCGCCATGTACTCCAGCAGCGCGTTCGAGAAGCCCTCGCTGAGCGAGGCCAGGGCGGCCACCTGGCACTCGGCCAGCAGCCCCCGCACGTCCTCGCGCCAGCCATCGAAGTGCACGCGCTCCCGCAGGCCCAGCCGTTCCACCAGCGCCTCCAGCGCCGGGCGCCCGGGGCCGTCGCCCACCAGCACCGCCCGGGCGCCGGGCACCGCGCGGGCCGCCAGGGCGAAGGCCCGCACGAACGCGTCCACGCCCTTGACCGGACGCATCCCGGAGACGCAGACGACCACCGGCGCGTCGGCGGGCACGCCGTGCCTGGGTCGCCAGCC
It encodes the following:
- a CDS encoding glycosyltransferase family 4 protein; protein product: MARFVCNSEAVREAAIRAEDLPRERTVVLYNGIRTSPAPAEGWRPRHGVPADAPVVVCVSGMRPVKGVDAFVRAFALAARAVPGARAVLVGDGPGRPALEALVERLGLRERVHFDGWREDVRGLLAECQVAALASLSEGFSNALLEYMAAGLPSVVTRVGGNAEALRDGEDGILVEPGDGEALAAALTRLLQDGPLRLRMGQSAARRARERFDRDVMLDGMARILEEAIASCPR